One window of Branchiostoma lanceolatum isolate klBraLanc5 chromosome 8, klBraLanc5.hap2, whole genome shotgun sequence genomic DNA carries:
- the LOC136440611 gene encoding histone H1-like, with the protein MSAPASSPKKSRKPTAPKGPAAHPPTTVMVTSAVEALKDRTGSSLSAIKKYIAGNYKFDVEKKAHFVKRALKSLVEKGTLIQVKGTGASGSFKINVAAKKAAEKAAKKAVKKPVKKPVAKKAAKPKTTKPKKPKAKKATKATTPKKTKKPTTKKTKKSPAKKPAAKKPTRKTPVKKTPKKAAPAKKASKPKKK; encoded by the coding sequence atgtccgctccagcatcgtcccccaagaagtccaggaagcctacggcacccaagggccctgctgctcacccgcccaccactgttATGGTTACGTCGGccgtggaagcgctcaaggaccgtaccggttcttctctgtcggccatcaagaagtacattgccggtaactacaagttcgacgtggagaagaaagcgcacttcgtcaagcgcgccctgaaatccttggtggagaagggtaccctcatccaggtcaaaggaactggggcgtcgggatccttcaagatcaacgtggcagccaagaaagccgccgagaaggctgcaaagaaagccgtcaagaagccggtcaagaaacctgtggctaagaaggccgcaaaacccaagaccaccaagccaaaaaagccaaaggctaagaaggctactaaggctaccacccccaagaagacaaagaaaccgactaccaagaagaccaagaaatctccggccaagaaacccgcTGCCAAGAAACCCACAAGAAAGACTCCGGTAAAGAAGACTCCAAAGAAGGCggcgcctgccaagaaagcgtccaagcccaagaagaagtga